The Bacillus sp. B-jedd sequence GCCTTCTTCAAGAAGATGGATTCTGACGACCCTGCGGTCTTTTGGGTCTTTTACCCTCATGACAAGATTGCTTTTTTCCATCCTGTCAACGAGGTCTGTCGTGGTGCTGCAGGCAAGGTACATTTTTGACGATAACTCGCCAATAGTCATATCGCCTTCCTCAAACAGCCATTGCAGGGCAACGAATTGAGGAGGAGTTATTGTATAATCACTAAGCAGTTCCCTGCCCTTTTGTTTAATAATACCTGAGATATAACGAAGATCTTTTTCTATATTCGCGACTATATCCACATCGATTTTTTCAATCTCGGTCTGTTCCATATCCACCACTCCCATCCTGCTTGACCTTATTTTCGCCTTTTTTACGTAAAAGTTCAAGGGAAAAACAAAAAGCCGCAGGGACTGGCGGCCTTCTAGACTAAAAACTTTGCAAATTCTAACAAAATTCAGGAAAATGACAGTAAAAAAACGGGACCGGCGCCCGAAATGGCTGCCGGTCAAGATTACAGTTCTAGCTCTCCCATGCGCAGGAGTTCAACAACTGCCTGGGAACGCCCTTTTACACCAAGCTTTTGCATGGCATTCGAAATATGGTTCCGAACCGTTTTTTCGCTTATATATAGATCACCAGCGATTTCCTTGGTTGTTTTGTCCTGTACCAGCAGTTCGAAAACTTCTCTTTCCCGTTTGGTGAGTAATGGTTTATGGCTGAATCCGTTGTCCTTCAAGTATTGTAACCCTCCTTGCCTTCGCCAGTTGTGAACCGTGGGATGGGTATATATTTAGTCACGATTATCTTATGTCGGCGGTGCCGTATAAGTGACTGTTTTTACTTGAAGAATAAGGGTTTCAACGGGCTTCCAGAAGTTTTCTCATTGAATCCGTCCAAGGCACTCCCTTACCGGTTTCCTTCGAAATCTGCACCATTGTCCCCCTGCCGGTAAAACAGGCATGGCCAGCCTCATTCACGCCTAAATAATGCAGGTCGACTGACGATGTGCCAACCCCGTTGGCCTTCACATGAATCTTAAGTTCCTCGTCGAAAAAAACCTGTATCAAAAAGTCGCACTGCAAATCAGCGACAACAGGAATCGTTTCATTTTCCGGTTTTACCCAATCCTGCATAAAACCAATATGTTTAAAAAACTCGATCCTCGCCATTTCGAAATATGTAAATGGAACCGTATTGTTCAAGTGGCCAAACATATCCGTTTCTGAAAACCGGACCTTTACAGGATAAAAAAAGTCGAAGTCCTTTTTCCATTCATTCAAGTCCTCGATATAACCGATTCGTCCCATTTTCTTCCCTCCCAACAAAAATGAATACCTATTCATTTTTATTATATTATACTAGCGGAAAGATTGACATGTTTTTGCCTTGCCCAAAGCCTATTCTATTCAGCAATTTAAAAACGGGTCCATTTTTGGATCCCGTCAGTTTGATTGCTTTGGTTTTGCATAAATAATATATCGGTCGGGTGCGTTGCCTACATATCTAAAAGGGTAACAGGTAGTTACAATCAGTTCTTCCTCTTCATTTTGCAAAGTAATGATGGAACGGTCGTCGGCATCGACAATTTTCGTTCCGGTTATTTCATAATCATAGTCACCTGCAGGCATTCTCATTTTCAGTGTATCACCTTTTTCAAGCTCGCCTAAGCGGCGAAACACCGTATCCCTGTGGCCAGATAAAACGATTTGCCCGTTTTCCCCCGGGAAAAAGGAGCCTTCATAGTGGCCCACACCCTTTTTTAGGTCATTCGGGTCGGTCCCTTCCACGATGGCAAGTTCAGATTTAATTTTCGGTATTTCCAATAGCCCGGCAATTTCTCCAAAGTCCGGTTTTGTCTTTTCCTGAGGTTCATCAGCGTCTGCCTTCCCTGAATTCCCTTGTGCACTGACTAGTTTCTTGGCTTCTTCAAGGGATTGTTCGCCTTTCAATTTGACCTCAATCAGCTGGTATCCTCCAACGGCCAAGGCGGCAGTCCCAGCAAGAATTAATAACATGGATAATATTTTAGTGAACTTCAAGACGTTCCCTCGCTTCGCGGGTCGTTTTTTACAATTATAGCAAAATTCTTTACAGCTAACATAAATTTCTGGGGAAAAGGTTCTTCTTAAGAACAGCTGGTGAACGAATTTAATATCAACCATTATAAAAACAACTTTAACAGCCCGAAGGAACGCATGCCAAGTGCCGTTCGCGTTCTAAGTGTTCATTTAGAACGTGAAAGCCCAGATGCCAGTTTCCTGTCCGCGTTCTAAGTCTTCGTTTAGAACGCGAAGGACCTGTCGCCGGATACCGTTCGCGTTCTAAGTCTTCGTTTAGAACGTGAAAACCCTGCTGCATGTTGCTGTCCGCGTTCTAAGTCACCGTTTAGAACGCGAAGGACCTCCTGCCTGTTGCTGTCCGCGTTCTAAGTTACCGTTTAGAACGTGAAAACCCTGCTGCCTGTTGCTGTTCGCGTTCTAAGTCTTCGTTTAGAACGCGAAGGACCTGTCGCCGGATACCGTTCGCGTTCTAAGTCTTCGTTTAGAACGCGAAAACCCCGCTGCATGTTGCTGTCCGCGTTCTAAGTCACCGTTTAGAACGCGAAGGACCTCCTGCCAGTTGCTGTCCGCGTTCTAAGTCTTCGTTTAGAACGTGAAAGCCCAGATGCCAGTTGCTGTCCGCGTTCTAAGTCTTCGTTTAGAACGCGAAGGCTCAGCTTCGTGGTGCTGTCCACGTTCTAAGTCACCATTTACTGCCCGAAGCTCCTCCTCCTAAAAGCCGTTCGGGCTCTAAATCACCGTTTACTCCCCAAGCCCCTCCTACCAAAAGCCGTTCGGGCTCTAAATCACCATTTACTGCCCGAAGCTCCTCCTCCTAAAAGCCGTTCGGGCTCTAAATCACCATTTACTGCCCGAAGCCCCTCCTACCAAAAGCCGTTCGGGCTCTAAATCACCGTTTACTGCCCGAAGCCCCTCCTACCAAAAGCCGTTCGGGCTCTAAATCACCGTTTACTGCCCAAAGCCCCTCCTACCAAAAGCCGTTCGGGCTCTAAATCACCATTTACTGCCCGAAGCCCCTCCTACCAAAAGCCGTTCGGGCTCTAAATCACCGTTTACTGCCCGAAGCTCCTCCTACTAAAAGCCGTTCGGGCTCTAAATCACCATTTACTGCCCGAAGCCCCTCCTACTAAAAGCCGTTCGGGCTCTAAATCACCGTTTACTGCCCAAAGCCCCTCCTACCAAAAGCCGTTCGGGCTCTAAATCACCGTTTACTGCCCAAAGCCCCTTCTGCCAAAAGCCATTCGGGCTCTAAGTCTTCATTTAGGAGCAGATACAAACCGGTATCTCCAAACAAAAAAAGCTGCCCCAATTCAGTTGAACGGGACAGCCTTTGTTCAATTATACACGGTCGCTTCCGAAGAAATTCCGGAACGATTGGAACGTGGTTTCGCGGTTCAAGGCAGCGATTGAGGTCGTCAATGGAATGCCTTTCGGACAGGACTGGACGCAGTTCTGCGAGTTTCCGCAGTTCGAAAGGCCACCGTCTCCCATAATCGCATTCAAGCGTTCCGCCTTGTTCATCTCTCCTGTTGGATGGGCGTTAAACAGTCGTACCTGGGAAAGCGGTGCCGGTCCGATGAAGTCGGATTTGCTGTTGACGTTCGGGCACGCTTCAAGGCATACGCCGCAAGTCATGCATTTTGATAGTTCATATGCCCATTGGCGCTTTGTCTCAGGCATGCGCGGACCAGGTCCAAGGTCATAAGTGCCATCAATTGGAATCCATGCTTTGACCTTTTTCAATGAGTCAAACATCCTGCTCCGGTCAACCTGTAGGTCGCGGACAATCGGGAAGGTTTTCATTGGAGCCAGCCGAATCGGCTGCTCGAGCTGGTCAACTAACGCTGTGCAGGATTGGCGCGGCTTGCCATTGATGATCATCGAGCAGGCGCCGCAAACTTCTTCAAGGCAGTTCATTTCCCAAGTAATCGGGGTAGTCTTTTTCCCTTCCACATTAACTGGGTTCCTACGGATTTCCATCAATGCGGAAATGACATTCATATTCGGTCTGTATGGCAGGACAAATGTTTCTTCATAGGAGGTGGAATCAGGTGTGTCCTGGCGCGTGATGATAAACTTGACTGTTTTGGTTGCAGCCGCTTTTTCAGTAGCAGCCTGTTCAGCCATTGTTGTTTCAGCCATGCTTTTCTACTCCCCCTTCTTTTTCGAGTAGTCGCGCTTACGCGGCTTGATCAATGAAGTATCGACCTCTTCATAATGGAATGCCGGCGCAGACTTTTGGCCGGTAAATTTGGCCATTGTCGTTTTAAGGAATTTTTCATCGTCACGTTCAGGGAAATCAGGCTTATAATGCGCGCCCCTGCTCTCATCCCGGTTCAATGCTCCTAGTGTAATGACGCGAGCAAGCTGCAGCATGTGCTGAAGCTGACGAGTAAAGGCTGCGCCCTGGTTGCTCCAGCGGGCAGTGTCATTGATATTGATATTGTCATATCGCTCAAGCAATTCCTGAATCTTTTCGTCAGTCTCACGAAGCTTGTCATTATAACGGACAACTGTGACGTTATCAGTCATCCATTCTCCAAGCTCCTTATGGATGACATAGGCGTTTTCCGTGCCATCCATTGACATGATGTGGTTCCATTTAGCCTCTTCTTCCATAACATGGTTTTCAAATAGAGAAGGATCAAGCGTATCCGCGCTATTCTCGAGGCCGTTAATATAGCGGACAGCGCTCGGTCCTGCCACCATCCCTCCGTAAACGGCGGAAAGAAGCGAGTTTGCTCCAAGGCGGTTTGCCCCGTGCTGGGAATAATCACATTCACCTGCCGCAAAAAGGCCGGGAATGTTTGTCATTTGATCATAATCTACCCACAGGCCCCCCATTGAGTAGTGGACTGCCGGGAATATTTTCATCGGAACCTTACGCGGATCGTCACCCATGAATTTCTCATATATTTCAATGATTCCGCCAAGCTTGACGTCAAGCTCGTGCGGATCTTTATGGGAAAGGTCGAGATAGACCATGTTTTCTCCGTTAATGCCCAGCTTTTGGTTCACACACACATCAAAGATTTCACGTGTGGCGATATCCCTCGGCACAAGGTTTCCATAAGCAGGATACTTTTCTTCAAGGAAGTACCACGGCTTGCCATCTTTGTACGTCCAGATACGGCCACCTTCTCCGCGCGCCGATTCACTCATCAGGCGCAGTTTATCGTCACCAGGGATCGCGGTTGGGTGAATTTGGATGAATTCCCCATTCGCGTAATAGGCTCCTTGCTGATAAACGATAGATGCAGCTGACCCTGTGTTGATAATTGAATTCGTTGATTTCCCAAAAATGATTCCGGGTCCGCCTGTCGCCATGATGACAGCATCGGCTGGGAATGCTTTAATGTCCATCGAAGTGAGATGCTGGGCGGTGATTCCCCGGCATACCCCATCTTCATCGACGACAGCTCCGAGGAACTCCCATCCTTCATACTTCGTTACAAGCCCGGCCACTTCGAAACGGCGAACCTGTTCATCCAATGCATATAGAAGCTGCTGGCCTGTTGTGGCTCCCGCGAATGCCGTACGGTGGTGCTGGGTTCCGCCAAACCGGCGGAAATCCAGGAGACCTTCAGGCGTCCTGTTGAACATAACACCCATGCGGTCAAACAAGTGGATAATGCCAGGCGCTGCCTCACACATCGCTTTTACTGGAGGCTGATTCGCAAGGAAGTCGCCACCGTAAACCGTATCGTCAAAGTGCTCCCAAGGGGAATCACCTTCACCTTTCGTATTGACGGCTCCGTTAATGCCGCCCTGTGCGCAAACGGAGTGTGAACGTTTGACCGGGACAAGTGAAAAAAGTTCAACCTGCGACCCGGCTTCCGCTGCCTTGATGGTTGCCATCAACCCGGCGAGTCCGCCTCCGACAATAATAATCTTACCTTTAGCCATTTGACTCACTCCCTAATTAATTCCAAATCTATCAGGTCCGACCTAATCTTTTAAAATTACATAAATGCTAGCAAGGCGCGAATCCCGACAAAGGAAAGGGCAAAAAAGACGCCGATTGTAAAATAAGTTGAGATTCTTTGTGAACGTGGAGTTACAGTAATGCCCCAGCTGACAAAGAATGACCAAAGCCCATTCGCGAAGTGGAAAATAGTTGAAATTACACCGACGAAATAAAACACAACCATGAATGGATTGCTAAGGATATCCTCCATCATGTTGAAGTTCACCGTCGCGCCAAATGCGGCGGCAATCCTTGTTTCCCAAACATGCCAGCTGACAAAAATCAATGTGATGATTCCGGAAATCCGCTGGAGAGTGAACATCCAGTTACGGAAATAGCTGTATCTGCTTGGGTTGTTGTCTGCTGTAAAAGCGATATAAAGTCCATAAATTGCATGATAAAGCAAAGGCAGAAAGATCACTACCGTTTCAAGGACAAGCCGGAATGGAAGATTTCCCATGAAGTCCGCTGCCTTATTGAAGGACTCGGCCCCTCCTGTTGCCGTATGGTTCACGAGCAGGTGCTGAATGAGGAAAACCCCGACCGGGATGACGCCCAGAAGTGAATGCAGCCTGCGGTTAAAAAACTCTCTGTTACCCGCCATATTCATACCCCCTAAGTAATGTGATGATGGTCCCCCATTAAACTTTAAACCTATCATCATTGTGAAAAAGTTATGAATCTTTCTTTACAATCCTGTGACATGTCCATTTTACTCCCACTAAAGAAGAGCGTCAAGGAAACGATTACACAAACAACCCAGTAAACGAAATTTTAAAAATATACTGATATAGATAATAGTTTTCATATCCTTTGATATTTTTGATTCCTTCCAACTACTTGTGGAATATCTATCCAATATCCGAATTAAATCGTTTTATGCTTTTAGCCGGAGGAATTATGGCTATAATAGAATAATAGAAAGAGGGGAGTCCTTTGAACGAAAAAACAGCAATCGATTTACAATCCACTGATACAGTCAGCAAATTTGGCTATGAACTGCTCAGGGAAGTCCTCTTACCGGAACTCCTGGGGAAAGATGGCCCGGAAATTCTTTATTGGGCCGGTAAAATCCTCGCCAGGAAGTACCCCCTGGAAACCATTGAAGAGGTCATCAATTTTTTCTCCCGTGCTTCTTGGGGAGAACTTTCCATCCGCAAACAATCGAAAAACGAAATTGAATTTGAATTGGCCACTGTACTTCTCGCTTCCAGGGTTACGTCCAAGGCGGAGACATACTTCCAGCTAGAAGCCGGATTCCTGGCCCAGCAGATTGAGATGCAAAAAGGTGTGACAGCGGAAGCGTTCGAGCACCCGGTCAAACGTACCAAGCTTGCCTCATTTACCGTTAAATGGGACAGCAAAGATCCGATTGGCGGCTGACCAATAGAAAAAGCCTCTTTCCTGTAATAAAGGAGAAGGAGGCTTTTTCTTTTTTATTGAGACTTTGCGTGGACCTGATTGACTGAGAGAGCGAATGCATCATGCAGCGCTTCGACGGCATCAACCATATGAATGTCTTCGACAACAACAGAGACTTTGATCTCCGAAGTACTGACCATCTTCACCTGTATCCCATTATCTGCGAGTACACTGAACATCTGGGCGGCGACTCCGGGATTGGATACCATGCCTGATCCGACAATCGATACTTTCGAAAGGCCTGATTCGGTTTCAATCCGCTCATAGCCGGCGAGTTTCCGGCAACCTTCAAGCACGCGAATTGTCTTTTCAAGATCTTCGGTTTTAATGGAAAATGACAAATTCGCACTACCATCCGCTGTTATATTTTGAATAATGATATCGACATTGATGCTGTTTTTTGCGAGCGCTGCAAAAATGGACGGCAGGCCATTTAATGATTCCGCAAGCCCAATCACTGAAACCCTTGTGATTCTGTCTTCAAAAGCAACTCCCCTGACAATCAGGTTCTCTTCCATTGAACTTTCCTCCCCAATTATTGTCCCTTCTTCTTGTTCCATGCTGGAGCGTACAACAAGGGGAACAGAATAGTTTTTGGCAAATTCGACTGCTCTCGGATGAAGGACCCCGGCCCCGAGATTCGCCAGTTCAAGCATTTCATCATACGAAATCGATAACAGCTTCCTCGCATCTTTTACAAATCGGGGATCTGTCGTAAAGACGCCCGTAACATCGGTGAAAATATCGCACCTGCTTGCTTTTAGCGCGGAAGCAAGCGCAACGGCTGTCGTATCGGAGCCACCCCTGCCAAGTGTGGTGATTCCCCCTTGTTCCGTGATCCCCTGGAAACCAGCAACAACTGCTACCTTTCCTTCCTCCAAAACACTTGAAACGGGCCTCGGATCAATATCTGTTATCCTTGCGTTCCCGTGGGTTGGTTCAGTTTTTATTCCCGCCTGCCAGCCGGTGAACGAAACAGCCTCCTGCCCCAGGGATTCAAGAGCCATCGCCAACAACGAAATCGTCACTTGCTCACCTGTTGCAAGCAGCATGTCCATCTCCCTGCTTGAAGGAGCGGCATGGATTTCTTTTGCCAGGGAAACGAGTGAATCGGTTGTTTTTCCCATCGCAGAGACAACCACGACAACACTGTTTCCTTTATTCCGTTCTTCTAATACCCTGCCTGCAACGTTTCTGATCCGTTCAGGACTTCCAACTGATGTTCCGCCAAATTTCTGGACGATGATTGCCAACGCTTCCCCTTCTCTCTGTCTTAAATTATCCCATTAAGTTATCTGCACAATAAAAAAGGACAATGAGAGTCATCTCATTGCCCGGATACGCCGAATAGAATCTACGCATCTATGTGAGATAGCCCTCCAGGGTGGTGTACCCTGACAATCCTGCATTTATTCAATACAGGACCAGCAAGTGGATGGAATGGGCCATTCACTGCTTCGGCGGTATCCCCTTTCAAAATCCATCGTCGAATCCATTATTCTCCGGATTTTTACTCATGAAGCCCGCGCCTCTACCTACACTTTAGAAATTAAAGTGATAGTATGATTAAATTTTCATCATTATAACACAGGAAATTTTCTTAATGCAATCTAAGTGTTCAGTTTTTTCAGAAGTTCTTCTGCAATAGGCCCTGGAATGCCGATAGCCGCAAATTCCTCCGGGCTCGCTTCTTTCATCTTCTTGACTGATCCGAAGCTTTTCAGGAGGAGCTTTTTCCGCTTTTCCCCAATTCCTGGAATGGAATCCAGGATGGACTGGAATGCGCTTTTTCCCCTCAACTGTCTGTGGAAAGTGATCGCAAAACGGTGGACTTCATCCTGAATCCTCTGCAGAAGGTAAAACTCCTGGCTGTTCCGCGGCAACGCCACAACCTCAAGCGGATTCCCGAATAACAGCTGGGAGGTTTTATGCTTATCGTCTTTCGCTAGACCTCCAAGGGGAATATCGAGGCCGAGTTCATTCTCAAGTACATCCCTCACCGCTTCGATGTGCCCTTTCCCTCCGTCAATGATAATCATATCCGGCAGCGGCAGCCCCTCTTTCAATGCCCTTGAATATCTTCTCCTCGCAACTTCCCTCATCGATTCGTAATCATCGGGCCCTTTTACCGTCTTGATTTTATATTTACGGTATTCCTTTTTATAAGGCTTCCCGTCCATAAAAACGACCATTGCCGAGACGGGATCCGTTCCCTGGATATTGGAGTTATCAAAGGCTTCAATCCGGTTTGGCGTATGGATGCCAAGCAGAGCGCCAAGATTTTCGACCGCTTTGATGGTCCGGCTTTCATCCCGCTCAATGAGTGAGAACTTTTCATGCAAGGCGATTTGCGCATTTTTTACCGCGAGATTGACAAGGTCCTTCTTTTGGCCGCGCTGTGGCTGCAAGACCTTTACATCAAGAAGCTGCTCGGCCATGCCGCAATCAACTTGATTTTGTATAAGTACTTCCCTCGGCTTAAAGTGGTTCGCCTTCGTATAAAATTGGCCAAGGAATGTGAGCATTTCCTCCTCAGGCTCGCCGTAAATTGGAAACAGGGAAACGTCCCTTTCAATGAGCTTTCCCTGGCGGACAAAGAACACCTGGACACACATCCAGCCTTTATCGACGGCATAGCCGAATACATCCCTGTCGGTAAAGTCGGTCATTGT is a genomic window containing:
- a CDS encoding MarR family winged helix-turn-helix transcriptional regulator; translated protein: MEQTEIEKIDVDIVANIEKDLRYISGIIKQKGRELLSDYTITPPQFVALQWLFEEGDMTIGELSSKMYLACSTTTDLVDRMEKSNLVMRVKDPKDRRVVRIHLLEEGGRIIDEVIKKRQEYLQDILKNFSSEEIRVLHSNMTKLHHEMREK
- a CDS encoding helix-turn-helix domain-containing protein is translated as MKDNGFSHKPLLTKREREVFELLVQDKTTKEIAGDLYISEKTVRNHISNAMQKLGVKGRSQAVVELLRMGELEL
- a CDS encoding acyl-CoA thioesterase — encoded protein: MGRIGYIEDLNEWKKDFDFFYPVKVRFSETDMFGHLNNTVPFTYFEMARIEFFKHIGFMQDWVKPENETIPVVADLQCDFLIQVFFDEELKIHVKANGVGTSSVDLHYLGVNEAGHACFTGRGTMVQISKETGKGVPWTDSMRKLLEAR
- a CDS encoding class D sortase, with the protein product MLLILAGTAALAVGGYQLIEVKLKGEQSLEEAKKLVSAQGNSGKADADEPQEKTKPDFGEIAGLLEIPKIKSELAIVEGTDPNDLKKGVGHYEGSFFPGENGQIVLSGHRDTVFRRLGELEKGDTLKMRMPAGDYDYEITGTKIVDADDRSIITLQNEEEELIVTTCYPFRYVGNAPDRYIIYAKPKQSN
- the sdhB gene encoding succinate dehydrogenase iron-sulfur subunit, yielding MAEQAATEKAAATKTVKFIITRQDTPDSTSYEETFVLPYRPNMNVISALMEIRRNPVNVEGKKTTPITWEMNCLEEVCGACSMIINGKPRQSCTALVDQLEQPIRLAPMKTFPIVRDLQVDRSRMFDSLKKVKAWIPIDGTYDLGPGPRMPETKRQWAYELSKCMTCGVCLEACPNVNSKSDFIGPAPLSQVRLFNAHPTGEMNKAERLNAIMGDGGLSNCGNSQNCVQSCPKGIPLTTSIAALNRETTFQSFRNFFGSDRV
- the sdhA gene encoding succinate dehydrogenase flavoprotein subunit, whose translation is MAKGKIIIVGGGLAGLMATIKAAEAGSQVELFSLVPVKRSHSVCAQGGINGAVNTKGEGDSPWEHFDDTVYGGDFLANQPPVKAMCEAAPGIIHLFDRMGVMFNRTPEGLLDFRRFGGTQHHRTAFAGATTGQQLLYALDEQVRRFEVAGLVTKYEGWEFLGAVVDEDGVCRGITAQHLTSMDIKAFPADAVIMATGGPGIIFGKSTNSIINTGSAASIVYQQGAYYANGEFIQIHPTAIPGDDKLRLMSESARGEGGRIWTYKDGKPWYFLEEKYPAYGNLVPRDIATREIFDVCVNQKLGINGENMVYLDLSHKDPHELDVKLGGIIEIYEKFMGDDPRKVPMKIFPAVHYSMGGLWVDYDQMTNIPGLFAAGECDYSQHGANRLGANSLLSAVYGGMVAGPSAVRYINGLENSADTLDPSLFENHVMEEEAKWNHIMSMDGTENAYVIHKELGEWMTDNVTVVRYNDKLRETDEKIQELLERYDNININDTARWSNQGAAFTRQLQHMLQLARVITLGALNRDESRGAHYKPDFPERDDEKFLKTTMAKFTGQKSAPAFHYEEVDTSLIKPRKRDYSKKKGE
- a CDS encoding succinate dehydrogenase cytochrome b558 subunit, which encodes MAGNREFFNRRLHSLLGVIPVGVFLIQHLLVNHTATGGAESFNKAADFMGNLPFRLVLETVVIFLPLLYHAIYGLYIAFTADNNPSRYSYFRNWMFTLQRISGIITLIFVSWHVWETRIAAAFGATVNFNMMEDILSNPFMVVFYFVGVISTIFHFANGLWSFFVSWGITVTPRSQRISTYFTIGVFFALSFVGIRALLAFM
- a CDS encoding YslB family protein; the protein is MNEKTAIDLQSTDTVSKFGYELLREVLLPELLGKDGPEILYWAGKILARKYPLETIEEVINFFSRASWGELSIRKQSKNEIEFELATVLLASRVTSKAETYFQLEAGFLAQQIEMQKGVTAEAFEHPVKRTKLASFTVKWDSKDPIGG
- a CDS encoding aspartate kinase, whose translation is MAIIVQKFGGTSVGSPERIRNVAGRVLEERNKGNSVVVVVSAMGKTTDSLVSLAKEIHAAPSSREMDMLLATGEQVTISLLAMALESLGQEAVSFTGWQAGIKTEPTHGNARITDIDPRPVSSVLEEGKVAVVAGFQGITEQGGITTLGRGGSDTTAVALASALKASRCDIFTDVTGVFTTDPRFVKDARKLLSISYDEMLELANLGAGVLHPRAVEFAKNYSVPLVVRSSMEQEEGTIIGEESSMEENLIVRGVAFEDRITRVSVIGLAESLNGLPSIFAALAKNSINVDIIIQNITADGSANLSFSIKTEDLEKTIRVLEGCRKLAGYERIETESGLSKVSIVGSGMVSNPGVAAQMFSVLADNGIQVKMVSTSEIKVSVVVEDIHMVDAVEALHDAFALSVNQVHAKSQ
- the uvrC gene encoding excinuclease ABC subunit UvrC, with translation MNEIIKQKLTLLPDQPGCYLMKDRQGTIIYVGKAKVLKNRVRSYFSGSHDAKTQRLVGEIEDFEYIVTSSDIEALILELNLIKKYDPKYNIMLKDDKTYPFIKLTAERHPKLIITRKVKRDKGKYFGPYPNVQAANETKKLLDRIYPLRKCSTLPDRVCLYYHLGQCLAPCVKEVPESEYKRMTDEITRFLNGGYKEIKKDLTVKMTEAAEQLDFERAKEFRDKIAHIEATMEKQKMTMTDFTDRDVFGYAVDKGWMCVQVFFVRQGKLIERDVSLFPIYGEPEEEMLTFLGQFYTKANHFKPREVLIQNQVDCGMAEQLLDVKVLQPQRGQKKDLVNLAVKNAQIALHEKFSLIERDESRTIKAVENLGALLGIHTPNRIEAFDNSNIQGTDPVSAMVVFMDGKPYKKEYRKYKIKTVKGPDDYESMREVARRRYSRALKEGLPLPDMIIIDGGKGHIEAVRDVLENELGLDIPLGGLAKDDKHKTSQLLFGNPLEVVALPRNSQEFYLLQRIQDEVHRFAITFHRQLRGKSAFQSILDSIPGIGEKRKKLLLKSFGSVKKMKEASPEEFAAIGIPGPIAEELLKKLNT